GTTTTGGATTGAAGGATATAAATAACTCCTAAACCCATATCCACATTAGACCAATCAAGGTCAAAGATTTCCCTTCTTCTCATGCCGGAATGAAGGGCAAACCGTACAATTTGTTGAGCTTGTTTGTTTTTGCAATACTGGAACAATTGTGTTAATTTATCATTACCCCAATATGCCTCACGGTTATTATCTTCCGGCTTCTTAGTTACTACTACGCACGGGTTTTTACCGTTCCACAAGTCATGCTTGATACCATATTCTATAACAGCTCCTAACACAGCAAAATAACGGTTACATGTACTGCTTTTGAGGCCCTTGTTTTTGATTCCACCTTTGGTTAATAATTCATTATAGAACTGCTGTAACTTTGTACTGGTTAAATCTTTCATCTTAACATTACCAAATTTATCTTTGCAGATTTTCCACATGGACTTTGCCGAACGCCCCGGAAGTTCTTTCCCGTGAAGTTCCCAATAGGCATCTGCTAGTTGTCCATACGTTACTTTTAAGGTGCGACGTTCCGGAAAGAAAACATCATCTTCTTTTTCTTTCATTAGGCGTGTAGCTACTTCCACAGCGTATTTCTTTGTGCCATGTATTTTCTTACGCCACCGCTTACCTTCACTATCACGGAAGTCAATAAGATACACTTTGCCTTTTTCAATTTCCTTCACATGCTTCATATCACACCCATCTACTCTTTACTTCACTTTGCTTCTCAATAATTATCAATATATACCAATATATATAAGTATAATACATAAACTATCAATAGTCAATAGCTATTTATGATTTTCAATACCCCAATGTGTTATAATATAACCATGGAAAAACAGACCCCTAAGAAAACAAATCCAACTATTGCTTTTGTGGCTACCCCGGAAATCGTGCAAGCCCTTGAGAAACGCTCTAAAACGGAAGAACGTAGTATTTCGTGGCTCATTCGTAAGGCATTAGAAGCGTACTTGCACATTTAATCACACCTGGATTGCTTTACAACCTGCACAAAGGGTGTTTAGACCCTTAATTGTGAGCCAAAACAGGCCCTCTGTGCAGTTTTACTTGGCTTTACAGGTTATTTACCCACTCTTCTATTTCACGGACAATAAATAACAATTTACGTCCGATTTTCTTTACACACTTTGGTGGGATAATACCCATACTTTTCCAAGTATAGACCGTTCCCGGTGTGGTTCGCAGGTACTCTGCCAATTCTTCTACAGTCATTAATTCTTCCATTTTTGCTTCTCCGTACTTAATTACCCCAAAGGGGTTGAAATAAACAGCTCCACTATTGCTAGTAGTACTGGGGCAAAAAGACATGTATCTGATTCAGTTACTATCTCTTTGCGGGTTAATTCATCTAAATCCGTGTTACTTAGTGGATTTAATTCTTGTACTGCTTTCATAAACGTCTCCTTAAACACAGCCAGACAATGCACATCTTCCAACTGTAGCTTTTCAAATCTTTGTATGAACTCTCTAGCTCTTCGCTTACCTAACTTCTTTTCTATTATCTGCCGGACATCTTCTACACCTACATATACACAAGACATCACATGCAGCATATCAGTCAGTAATGACCGTGTGTTTTCGTATTCCTTCTGGTCTAGCCACATACGAACTTTATCCAGTGCTTTGGCTTTGTCCGGTACGTGCCAGTGTTGTACGGTCTTTTCCAGATTCTTTTGCAGTACAGCTCTGACTACATTTTCCTGGGATAAGTCCTTCAAACAGCAGGATTCCACCGACACACTACACACCTTTAATTCCCGGTCAATTTCTTTAGCAGTCTTGAGCGAACACTCCAACCGATAGAACGTACCGGGAAGATTATTGAGTATATCCTTTAATTCATCCTCATTCCGTTTATCCTGCAGTATCTCAGCCGTCTTGTTATAGAAACACACTTTGCGACGTTTTAAGGAGCCAGCAGCCATGTGCCCATCATCTGTATAGAACGTGAACGCTTGCCTATAATGACCGCCACGATGTTGTTCTTGTAAGCAAGACCACATTGTTTGACTACTAAACGGCAAATAACACACCTTGGCATAATCAATCCGGTACACATGAGCATAAAACAGGATAGCCGGACAGGTTAACACGTGAGCTTTGTTCAGTAACGTATTTAGCCGAAGCAGGACTTGTGGTATATCACTGGGAACTATTTCATACAAGTTTTGTCCACACCATACCTTACTTGGACTGAACTCTATCTTTAACCTTTCATCCGGCAGCAGCTCTAATGCAGGGAAGTAGTCCTTCTGTTTCCGTAAATACTTCCAATTAGCTTCAATATCATCCACACATGCCTTGGAACTTAACTCAAACTCTGCATGCGGTTGCAGTAATAAACCGACGGTATTAATCATAACTTGCCTACTTTTTACAGCTTTAACTGTTCTTAACTTCCCTACTATCAATCTATCTGTTCTATTTTTGTTGCCAATCAGTATTTCTGTTTAGACCTTTCTATATACAACCTATGTGTTCTATTTTTAGGCAGGTTAAGCTCTGTGCCGTCGTAGAAAGCTCAATCAGCATGAAGTGATGTAAGCCTGTCAGACACTGTAAATACGCCCACTTTCGCCAACTTTGCTGCAAAAATTGATTATTGAGATACAGAAACACCTAACAAACCAGGTGTCTTATGCGTGATGACAGTATTTGGAAATTGCTAATTCCCAGGGGAATTTTGAGCATATATTACAGACCGATTGACCTGTATTGATGATGAAGCTAAAAAGACGTGTAAAGTAACCTAGTGAACAAACTAACTACTAAGACACTTACACATTAACCCAATGAACCCGTATGATTGCTTATGGTTTTAATGAGGTAAGAAAGACTGTGAAGATACACATTAATAACCCATACCCTATTAATCATAAATCAGTGTAAAGAGTACATAGCTACTAATGAACACATACCAACACAACAGTACGTAACAGATGGATTCAGTATTAATAGTATGTGTAATGACTAACACTAATAATACTATTGTGGCAGGAGAGGTGCGAGAGCGCGAACGGTGCGAACAAACCGTGCCGCCGATTAGGTGCGAGCGTGAGCGAACACCGTAGAGGCGGCACCTGCCACAGATACAAGGCATATGTTCTACCGGATTTATCCGTGCGGAATTGTTAGACAGCATACTTTGCATAGTTTGCTTAAAATTGCTTGTTTGCAAATAATCCGTATTTGTTATAATAACCACAAGAGCTTTTAACGTCTGTTTGGGAGAACGTTTATGCAAAAATACAAGGAACTGTTGCGTGTTCTAGGTTTTCAACCGAAAGAAAACGCCGTTGATGTGTATGCAAAAACGTACCCTAACCACCGATACGTAATAGAGGTGGACTTCCAGAAAGAACAAATCAATTACGGTCCTCTTATCAAAAGCGAATCCAAAACCACACAAAATTTCTCTCAAGCGGAAAACTGGGTCGTGTTGGAGTGTGTAGACCGTCTTTTGACCAAAGGATATGCTCCAGACCGTCTCATATTAGAAAAGACATGGCCTGCCGGACATGGTACTTCTGGTCGTCTTGATGTGTGCGTGCTTCGGGAAAAAGATGATTCAGAATACCTACTCATTGAATGTAAAACCTACGGCAAGGAATTTGATAAAGCAGTTGCCAAGATGAATAAAGACGGTGACCAACTATTTACCTACTTCAAATTTAGCAACAAAGCTGATGTGATTATGCTTTACACCTCTGAACTGCAAGGCAAGAAGGTTGTTTATAAAAATGAGATTGTAAAGATAGAAGATGACTACAGAGCCGGAGACGTAAAGGATTTCTACGAAAAGTGGAACAAATTGACCAAAGATAATGGTATTTTTGAATCATGGGTCAGTCCGTATTGCTTTGCAAATAAGGCATTGATAAAAAGTCAGTTAAAGCCAATCAATCAGGAAGATTCCAGTTTTATCTTCAATCGTTTTCTTGAAATTTTACGTCATAACGTTGTGTCGGACAAAGGAAACGCTTTTAATAAGATTTTCACGCTGTTTTTGTGTAAAGTATATGATGAAACTTCTAAAGAAGATGACGAGGAATTGGAATTTCAGTGGAAAGAAGGGGTAGACGACCATGTGTCCTTTCAGCTCCGTTTAACCGACCTTTACAAGAATGGTATGAAGGTTTTCCTTTCTCGTACTGTTAGTGATTTTGATGAATCTGAATTTGATAACAAATACAAACATTTATCCCAAGAAACCAAAGCCGAGCTACTGAAAGAAATCAATACGCTCCGTTTGGAAAAGAACAACGAATTTGCCATTAAAGAAGTATACGACCATGATTCTTTTGTTGAAAATGCCAAAATTGTTAAAGAAGTGGTAGAACTGTTGCAGGGATACAAAATACGTTACAATAAACGGCAACAATACCTGTCTGACTTCTTTGAACTTCTACTCACTACAGGTCTGAAACAAGAAGCCGGCCAGTTCTTTACGCCTGTTCCCGTGGCCCAGTTTATCATTAAGAGTTTACCGCTGGAAGACATGATTGACAAAACGCTCTCATCCAAGACCGGAGACCTGCTGCCGTATATGATTGACTACGCAGCCGGAAGTGGCCACTTCATTACGGAGTACATGCACGAGGTACAGGATATTATCAACAAGAAAATCCCCAATAAGTACATAGAACGTACTAAAAAACAGTTGAACTACTGGCAAAATGCTAATTACGAGTGGGCCACTGATTATGTGTACGGAATAGAAAAGGATTACCGCCTTGTAAAAGTGGGTAAAGTAGGATGTTACTTGCACGGAGACGGCCTTGCTAATGTGATTTTAAGCGACGGGTTAGGAAACTTTGCAAATACCAAAGATTACAAAGGGAAACTACATAAAGAGCAAAACGATAAGCAGCAAGATAACCAACAATTTGATATTTTGCTGAGTAATCCCCCGTATTCTGTGGCTGCCTTCCGGCAAACCACACGGGATTACTACACTGAAAAAGATTTTGACCTCTACCAGTACCTGACCGATAACAGCTCTGAAATTGAATGTTTATTTGTGGAGAGGATGAAGCAGCTGTTAAAAGACGGTGGGCTGGCCGGAATCATCTTACCCAGTTCTATTTTAACCAACACAGGTATTTACACCAAAACACGTGAATTGCTTTTGAAGTACTTTGAATTTGTAGCCATTACCGAACTGGGTTCTAATACCTTTATGGCTACGGGAACAAATACCGTGGTACTGTTCTTACGCCGTCGGAATAATTACGAATATGTGAACTTGCAAAAATCTGTAGACAAGTTTTTTAATACACATACAGACGGCAGCATTAATGGCATAGAACATCCTGTCAGTCAGTATGTTAGCCGCGTGTGGGAAGGGCTAACCTTTGATGATTATCTTACCTTGCTAGACAAAAACCCGAACGAAAAAGTACAGAAACACGACCTGTACCGGGAATACACCCAAAAATTGACCACCAAAAAAGAACAAGAATTTTGGAGCAAGGTCCTTGCGTTGGAAAAAGAAAAGCTGTTTTACTTCGTTTTGGCTTACCCGCAAAAGCTCGTAATTGTACGAACCGGGGAAAAAGAAGCAGAAAAACAGTTTTTAGGTTATGAGTTTTCTCATGCAAGAGGCAGGGAAGGTATTCATGCTATACAACGTGGTAAAACCATAGAAGAATGTACCCGTTTATTTGACCTACATTCTTTTGACAACCCACAAAAAGCCAGTACCTACATTTATAAAGCATTTCAAAAGGATTTAAACGTTCCTATTGACGATACCCTCAAAGAGAATGTGTCCCGCCTTGACTTATTGGACATGATGACCTTTGACCGGGCCGACTTTGAGAAGATTATCAACACCAAGATTAAAAAAAAACACATTCCAAGTAAATATACACAAATAAAAGTTGGGAATCTTTTGTTGCCTCTTTCTAAAAAATATACAATTGTGGCTAAAAAGGATATTCAAGAAGTTGGTAAGTATCCCGTCATAACACAAGATGAGGATTTTATTAGTGGTTATTGTGATTTGGCACATCCTGTAGACGAACTTCCTATCATTATTTTTGGAGACCACACCTGTCGTGTTAAATATATGGAACATCCCTTTATGCGTGGGGGAGATGGCACGAAGTTACTCAAAATAAATGAAAGGATTTCTCTTCCCAAATACGTGTACTATGTTTTGCAGCATTTGATTATTCCTCAAGGATATCAAAGGCACTATACCATTTTGAAAGATTCAAAAATTCCTCTGCCGCCTTTGGAAATACAGCAGAAAATTGTAGATGAAATAGAAAAAATAGAACAATATGCACATGCCATGTTACAGGACATGACTCGCTTACAACAGGAAATTAACGCTAAAGTTAGCGATATAGTTGCTCCGTTGTTGCCGTTGGATTCTGTTTGTAAGGATATCTTTGCCGGAGGAGACCTGCCAGAAGGGAATTGGAGTAAAATCTGTACTGATGAATATACGGTTCCCATTTATTCTAATGGCATAGCGGAAAAATCCTTATACGGTTATACCAACATAAAAAAAGTAGAAGAAGATGCATTATCAATTTCTGCTAGAGGAACCATTGGCTTTACAGCCATACGCAAGGCTCCATTTTATCCTATTGTTCGTTTAATAATTGCAATTCCTAACAAAACAATTATTTCCCTTAAATACTTGTGGCTAGTTTCCAAGTCATTAACTATGCCCCAAGCCGGAAAAACTATTCCACAGTTGACAGTTCCTATGGTTAAAAAAATCAAACTTCCTGTTCCTTCTCTACAAGAACAACAAAAAGTTGTTGCGGAAATTGAAAAACTAGAACAGCAGATTGAAAAGGCTCAGTCAGCTATAACCCAATCAGAACAACAAAAACAGGCTATCTTAGATAAGTACCTCAAATAACCTATCATACCCTGTCTTACTTTATCTTTTCCAAACCATACCCTATGCTGTACGCAAACGGTCGTTTTGTTTGCGTACAGCATAAAGCAAACTCCAATTCGGCGAAAAAGTCCTATATTTTTACAGTATGGCAAGATGTCCACAATTTTCCCGACGTAATGTGTTAAACATGGACCGCAAAGCGAAGTGTCCAAAAAGTGTCCAAAATACATCCCAAATGGTTCAATTTGGTTCAACTTCATTTAAAATAAACACCCTACAAAGTTAATGCTAAGACTCAACCCAAAAGCCTAATTTCTCAGACGTAAAACTTTTCTTATCGTGCTAGATTTGGTATAATAATTTTAGATTTACGCCCAGTTGGCGCAGCGGTAGCGCGTTCCCTTGACATGGGAAAGGTCACAGGTTCAATCCCTGTACTGGGCACCATTTAAAGTCCCTGCCCGCCGGGCGGGGATTTTTTTGCCCAAATCGCCTCCTGAGTTTCTCCGCCGCCTGTCTCTTTCGTTTAAAAAAGGTAAAATATAAGAAGTACGGACGACGTCTTCGCCGTTTCGCACCTAGGAGTCTGTATGAGTATTTTTGAAGCGTTAATGATGTTGGGTTTTGGGCTGGCGTGGCCGTTTAACATCAGCCGCTCGCTGCACACCAAAACCGCCGCCGGAAAAAGTTTTTTGTTCATGATTACCATTGAATTGGCCTACATTTGCGGTATGATTCATAAAATCCTGTATAATTTTGACTTGGTCTTCTGGCTGTATGTATTGAACTTTGTAATGGTGCTGATTGATTTGGTGCTGATGATCCGCTACACCAAGCTTGATTGGTTCCGCAAACAGCACGCCCAGCTGCGGGAAGCCCGCCGCAAAGCACGGCAATAATACGCCGCTGACACTGCGGGCAGAAAAAGTTATAATGGAAACACGAACTAGCTGGTTTTAAAAAGAGGGACTTTATGATCCGATTTAACTGTGATTACAGCGAAGGCGCACATCCCGCCGTGCTGGAAAAGCTGGCGCTGACGAACCTAGAACAAACGCCGGGCTACGGGCAGGACATTTACTGCCGCCGGGCGGCGGATTTAATCAAAAACTTATGCGCCGCACCGGACGCGGACGTTCACTTTTTAATGGGCGGCACGCAAACCAACCTCACCGTCATTGCGGCCTGCCTACGCCCGTACCAAGGGGTGATTTCCGCCACTTCCGGCCATATCAACGTGCACGAAACCGGCGCCATTGAAACCACCGGCCACCGCGTTATTACCGTCGAAGAACAAAACGGCAAGCTGACCGCGGAACAAATCGCCCGCTGCTGCCAGGAACACTGGCAGGATGACAATCCGGAATTTGCCCCGCAGCCCAAGCTGGTATATCTTTCCTTCCCTACCGAATACGGCACCCTGTATTCCAAAGCCGAGCTGACGGCCATCCGCCGCGTATGCGACGAGCATAATTTATTCTTATTTATGGACGGCGCCCGCCTGGGCTACGGGTTGGAAGCGCCCGGGAACGATTTGACGCTTTCGGACATTGCCGCCTGCTGCGACGTGTTCTATATCGGCGGCACGAAAATCGGCGCTTTGCTGGGAGAAGCGGTGGTCATCGTCAACCCGAAACTGCAAAAAGATTTCCGCTATTTTATGAAGCAAAAAGGCGCTATGCTGGCCAAAGGGCGCGTGCTGGGACTGCAATTTTTGGCACTGTTTGAAAACGGCCTGTATTTTAAAATCTCCAAACACGCAGACGATATGGCCCAGCTAATCCGCCGCGCCTGCCAAGAGGCGGGGTACTCGTTTCTGTACGATTCCCCCACCAACCAGCAGTTTCCGATTATGCCGGAAAAGACCATCAAGCAGTTGGAAGAGTTTTACGCCTTTTCCCACACCCGCCGCCTAGACCGCGGCCGGGCGGCCATCCGCATTTGCACCAGCTGGGCCACGCGAGAAGAAGACGTGCGCCAGCTCACAGCCGACATCCGCAAATACGCGGGGAAATAAATATGTTTTACATTGGTTGCCATTTATCTGCGTCCAAGGGCTGGGAAGCCATGGGCAAAACCGCCTTGGAAATTAACGCCAATACCTTCCAGTTTTTTACGCGCAACCCCCGCGGCAGCAAGGCCAAAGAGCTGGACTTGCAAGACGTGGCCCGCCTGCGCCAACTGCTGGTGCAGCACCGTTTTGGCCCCGTCATCGCACACGCTCCCTATACCTTAAATCCGGCCGCGGCCGACCCGCACATCCGCACTTTTGCCCGCCAAACCTTGGCGGACGATTTGGCCCGGCTGGAACACCTGCCCGGCAATTTGTACAATTTTCACCCCGGCAGCCACGTGGGCCAAGGAACCGAAGCGGGCATCCGCCTGATTATTCAAACACTAAATGATATTTTAAGCCCCCGGCAGCACACAACGGTTTTGCTGGAAACCATGGCCGGCAAAGGCAGTGAAATCGGACGCAGTTTTGACGAATTAAAGCAGATTTTGGACGGAGTGAAACAAAACGACAAGCTGGGCGTGTGCCTGGACACCTGCCACGTGCACGACGCCGGCTATTCGCTGGCGGTGCTGGACGGCATGCTGGAAGAATTTGACAAGCAAATTGGCCTTCCCAGGCTAAAAGCCGTTCACTTAAACGACAGCCTCAACCCCCGCGGCGCCCATAAAGACCGCCACGCCCCAATCGGCCAAGGGGAAATCGGCACCCAAACCCTGGCCCGGGTCATCAATCACCCGGCCTTAAAAGACCTTCCTTTTTGTTTGGAAACGCCCAACGATTTGGCCGGATACGCGCGGGAAATTGCGCTGCTTCGCAGTTTGCGCGCCGATTAGCTAACGCCGAACACGGGCCACCAACATCACGCTGTATCCCCCCACCCACCAAGCCGCCCAAGAATGGGGCAGCAGCACATGCGCCACCTTTCGGATCAGCATGCCGATTCGGCTGCGAAGCCGCGGCAAAGGAGGAGGGCATTCCACATATTTATTGGTATAGTGCCAGCTTAAAATTTGATATCCCCTGTTGCGAAGCACCCGGCGCAGGTAAGGTGCAGTGTAGAAGTGAATGTGCCCCACAGTGCGGCGTTCCGTTTCTAAAATTTCCGGTTTAATCACGCTGCGCACCGACAAATCAAGCGGCACATGCAGCACCAGCAAAGGGGCTTTACTCTCTAAATGGGTTAAAAATAAATCGGGCTCCGGCACATGTTCCAGCACATCTATCGCCAATACGGCGTCAAAAGACGCTTGTCCCGTTTTGTTTCCCTGCACAAAGTGCACGTTGTCGGGGGCTCCCTGCAGGCACAGCTGATGCGCCTGCGGCGAGATATCACACCCGGTAAAATGCATATGCGGCCGTTTCCGGGCCCACTCTTTTAACAGTTCCCCGGCCCCGCAGCCGACGTCGCACACGTTGTGTAATTTTCCGGTTACTCCCGCCTGCTCCAATGCGCGCAGCACATGCTGCAGTTTCCAGCGGGCATCTTGGGCGTGCCAGCCGGGATTGGCTTGCAGGTAGGTACCGTCTGTATAAATGGAAGTCATAGGCTTATTATAACTAAAAAAGACTTCCTGCGCACACCGCCTCGCCGACGGCTTTTTCCCCCTTTCTTGCGGGCCCTTTTTCTCCTCGCAAATCACGCTTAAATAAGGCTTTCTTTTTATCTTAAATTCTGTATAATAGAAATATATTGCTTTTTTAATTCAAACCGGAGGACAAATGAAGAATTTGACTGCAGGACTCATCCTTGCGTTTTGTTTCGCTTCTGCGGCAAACGCCCAAACCTGGAAGCCGATTGAAACGGCGGGCCCGGTGGAAGGGGAAACTGTAACGATTAACAAGCCTCTTACCCAAGAAGCTACCAATATGATGATTGCTGGCGGCGCTTCGATGAACGCCACTGCCACCAACAACACGCTAAACATTTCCACGGACATCGCCGAAACGAATACCACGGTTCCGGAAGGACAATATAACCACTATATCGCCGGCGGGGCTGTTTATAATAACACGGCCGATGGAAACACCGTCAACATCTCCGGGGCAAACATTTCCGGCCGTGCGGTGGCCGGCGGGTTGGCCCGCACCAACCGCGCAGATGCGGTGGATGCCGAAAAATGGAATACGGGCAACGCCACCAACAATACGGTTAATATCACGGGCGCAACCATTAACGTAAATCCCCAAACGGCGGACAGCGTATTTGACATGGAAGGAGATCCTGTGGCCGTAGCCGGCGGGGCTTCTCAGTTTTTTATCGGCAACGCCTCGGGCAACACCGTAAACATTACAGACTCTGCGATTACCGGCGGGGTAGTGGGAGGGCTTTCCTACGTCAAAACCTCGCAGGAAGAAGTGGACAACCACCCCGACATTACGGCCGACCGCAACAACAATAACAATACCGTCAATCTGACCGGATCTACCGTGACGGGAGACATTTACGGCTCCTTGGGCGGTGTAACCGGCAATTACAATACGGTGATCTTAAACAAAACCACCGTGAACGGAAGCGCCTTTGCCGCCAAAAGCGGTTTTTCCCTCTACGACGGAGAACAATCCGTAGGAACCTTTGACTACAACCGCTTGGATTTATTAAACGGCTCCCGCGTTCAATCTGCCGCGGCAGTTTCGGCCGCCAACAACAACGCCAGCCACAACATCATGAACATCCAAGATTCCACCGTTGCCGACGGTACCTTGTACACCGTCAAAATGATTCACGGCCAGGAAGACAATTCTTCCACTATCGGCGGAACGACGGATTACAACACCTTAACCATTACCAACACGCCTATGACGGCCTACGAAATCGGCGGGGCGGTAAACTTTACGGGGAACCCGAGCCATAACACGGTTTCTATCTCCGGTTCCGACTTGACGCTTACTTATAACGGAAATGACACCTTAGGCGGCGTAATGAATATCCAGTCGTTAACCAGCCAAGAACTTTTAGGCACCAAAACGTCTCTGGACAACCCCATTTCGCCAGTACTGAATACTTCCCACGGGTACATCTTGGGTGGGGCTACGTCCGACTACACCAGCCAAACCAATACCGAACCGACCGAAGAAGCGCCGGAAGAATTTATCTTGGGTTTTGGCTCCGCCGCGGACAACAACACCATCTCGCTGCAAAACGGCACGATTAACGCCAATGTAATGGGCGGGTTTGCTTCGTACGTACGGGAAGTAAACTACACTACCCAGCAAACGGATGAAAAGGGACGCGTGACGGAAAAAGTGGAAGTAAGCAAAACCGGACTGACGACCACGACCACCACTACTTCCTACACCTATAACGAAGAAACCGGCGAAGTAACCACGCAAACCTCCACCGATACCGACACGGCCGAACAGATTGACGACAAATTCAGTGCCTCCGGCAACACCATTATGCTGACGGACGTTACCGTAAACGGCAACGTATACGGCGGCTATGTGGACGGAGCCGAACTGAAACAAGAAAATATGCTGGCGCAAAACAATACGGTTGTATTAGCCGGCAATACGCAAGTAAACGGCACGGTATACGGCGGATCTAACCCCTATTATGCCAACACCAACAAGCTGGTCTTCAGCCATATCGCCAACGGAAATAATTTCGTTTCCTTCGATATGAACAACTTCAAGAATTTCAACCCGATGACGTCCATCTACGGGGATTTTGACACCCGCCTTGAATTTACCGGCGGCGATGTACATGCGCAAATGACCTTGGCTTCCAGCGCTATGAAAGAAACGGACGCCACCGTCATCATCCGCACCCCCGGCGACATTCTGGACGGCTACGGCCCGGTGGAATGCAACGGAGACCCCAACTGCATTAAATATACCTCCGACGTTGCTTTAACCAACAACAAACTGGGCGCCTATTCTTTTACGCTGACTCCGGATTTGCAGGGCAACGTTTTGGAATGGACGCTCGCCAGCCGCAAAGACAAAGCGAACGTGGAAATGTACGGGCAGCTGCCGTTAGTCGGGTTGGCTCTCGTAAGCGAAGGGCCGGAAATGCTCAACCAAACCATGAATGATATTTGGCAGAGCGATACGGATCAAAACTCCTTTGTAAACGCTGCGTACCACCACACCCGCTACAAAACGGGCAGCGGCTTTGATTTGGATTCCTCGGTTGTTCATGCCGGTGCGTGGAAAAAATTCACGGACGACTGGGTATTGGGCTTCTTTGC
The window above is part of the Elusimicrobium sp. An273 genome. Proteins encoded here:
- a CDS encoding deoxyribonuclease IV translates to MFYIGCHLSASKGWEAMGKTALEINANTFQFFTRNPRGSKAKELDLQDVARLRQLLVQHRFGPVIAHAPYTLNPAAADPHIRTFARQTLADDLARLEHLPGNLYNFHPGSHVGQGTEAGIRLIIQTLNDILSPRQHTTVLLETMAGKGSEIGRSFDELKQILDGVKQNDKLGVCLDTCHVHDAGYSLAVLDGMLEEFDKQIGLPRLKAVHLNDSLNPRGAHKDRHAPIGQGEIGTQTLARVINHPALKDLPFCLETPNDLAGYAREIALLRSLRAD
- a CDS encoding class I SAM-dependent methyltransferase yields the protein MTSIYTDGTYLQANPGWHAQDARWKLQHVLRALEQAGVTGKLHNVCDVGCGAGELLKEWARKRPHMHFTGCDISPQAHQLCLQGAPDNVHFVQGNKTGQASFDAVLAIDVLEHVPEPDLFLTHLESKAPLLVLHVPLDLSVRSVIKPEILETERRTVGHIHFYTAPYLRRVLRNRGYQILSWHYTNKYVECPPPLPRLRSRIGMLIRKVAHVLLPHSWAAWWVGGYSVMLVARVRR
- a CDS encoding autotransporter outer membrane beta-barrel domain-containing protein, coding for MKNLTAGLILAFCFASAANAQTWKPIETAGPVEGETVTINKPLTQEATNMMIAGGASMNATATNNTLNISTDIAETNTTVPEGQYNHYIAGGAVYNNTADGNTVNISGANISGRAVAGGLARTNRADAVDAEKWNTGNATNNTVNITGATINVNPQTADSVFDMEGDPVAVAGGASQFFIGNASGNTVNITDSAITGGVVGGLSYVKTSQEEVDNHPDITADRNNNNNTVNLTGSTVTGDIYGSLGGVTGNYNTVILNKTTVNGSAFAAKSGFSLYDGEQSVGTFDYNRLDLLNGSRVQSAAAVSAANNNASHNIMNIQDSTVADGTLYTVKMIHGQEDNSSTIGGTTDYNTLTITNTPMTAYEIGGAVNFTGNPSHNTVSISGSDLTLTYNGNDTLGGVMNIQSLTSQELLGTKTSLDNPISPVLNTSHGYILGGATSDYTSQTNTEPTEEAPEEFILGFGSAADNNTISLQNGTINANVMGGFASYVREVNYTTQQTDEKGRVTEKVEVSKTGLTTTTTTTSYTYNEETGEVTTQTSTDTDTAEQIDDKFSASGNTIMLTDVTVNGNVYGGYVDGAELKQENMLAQNNTVVLAGNTQVNGTVYGGSNPYYANTNKLVFSHIANGNNFVSFDMNNFKNFNPMTSIYGDFDTRLEFTGGDVHAQMTLASSAMKETDATVIIRTPGDILDGYGPVECNGDPNCIKYTSDVALTNNKLGAYSFTLTPDLQGNVLEWTLASRKDKANVEMYGQLPLVGLALVSEGPEMLNQTMNDIWQSDTDQNSFVNAAYHHTRYKTGSGFDLDSSVVHAGAWKKFTDDWVLGFFAKYAGGSYDTFPIKVSGDANAAGGGLMTSLRYSETGRLEISAEAGYMDIDFNSSELLSSFSSKGLYYGATAGFVENLLPDLDLFANIQWLRKEKDDMTDNLNQKIEFDSMQSLALRFGADYTFTSVDLGGLTPALGVSGLYEMDGESTVAVDGMTNSDASLKGMSGRGEFSLIYHNNDTFLPLHTVLTLYGQVGKREGFGGEVNISFEF